Within the uncultured Fibrobacter sp. genome, the region ACCTTGTAGGTACGGCACTCAACAAGGCTTCTGCTCTCGCCTTCAAGCTCGACGGATATTCCGACGAAGAAGTGGGCAAGAGGCTCGACGCCTACGGTGTTGCCGTGCGTACAGGTCACCACTGCGCACAGCCGGTGCTCAGGCATTTCGGTTACGAAAGTACCGTTCGCCCGACGCTTGCGCTGTACAACTCTCCGGACGACATCGACGCACTCGTGAGGGCGCTGAAGACATTCGCGTGATAAATAGTGGTTAGTAAACAGTGGTTAGTAAACAGGAATGTTTTTCCTAACCACTAACCACCAACCACTAACCACTTTTCATTTTTTTATCGCATCAATCTATGCACGAACTTATCCAAGAATCAGAAGTCGAAAAAGCTGTCCAGACGATTTTTGCCGATTACAATCGCGGCAAGCATATCGACAACATTGACATCTATAATCGACCCGACCAGGCCGAGATTCAGACGATTTTGCAGAACCTGATCCGTGTGGTTTATCCCGGACATTTCAGGGACCGCTCGCACAAGATTTACAACCCGAAGAATAGCTTCGCGGTCATTATCGAAGATACTTTCTACCACCTCCATAAACAGGTGGCGATTGCGCTGGACTATTGCAAACTCCGCGGCTCCATGACTTCGGACGAGCGCAAGATTGAAAGCTACCGCATCTGCAAGGAGTTTTTCGCGAAGATTCCTTGGATTCGCGAATGTCTTGAAACCGATTTGCATGCCGCTTATGACGGCGATCCTGCCGCCGGTTGTCTTGACGAAATCATCCTTGCGTATCCGGGCCTTATGGCGACAACGATTTTCCGCAT harbors:
- a CDS encoding aminotransferase class V-fold PLP-dependent enzyme; protein product: LVGTALNKASALAFKLDGYSDEEVGKRLDAYGVAVRTGHHCAQPVLRHFGYESTVRPTLALYNSPDDIDALVRALKTFA
- a CDS encoding serine O-acetyltransferase gives rise to the protein MHELIQESEVEKAVQTIFADYNRGKHIDNIDIYNRPDQAEIQTILQNLIRVVYPGHFRDRSHKIYNPKNSFAVIIEDTFYHLHKQVAIALDYCKLRGSMTSDERKIESYRICKEFFAKIPWIRECLETDLHAAYDGDPAAGCLDEIILAYPGLMATTIFRIAHELYLLHVPVLPRLMTEYAHSKTGIDIHPGASIGKYFFIDHGTGIVIGETAVIGNNVKIYQGVTLGALSTRGGQRLSGKKRHPTIQDNVTIYANASILGGDTVVGENAIIGGSAFITSSVAPNTRVSMKNLEMDYVSTDKQHKTEEITQSEEWYYII